A window of Pelomonas sp. SE-A7 genomic DNA:
GGCCAGCCTGCGCGGACTGCTGTCGGGCGAGGCGCTGAGCCTGCCGTACTACCGAGATGCCGGCCTCGCCCAATGGGTGCGCGAGCTGGGCGCCAGCGGCAAGATCGATTCTGTCGTCGTGTTCTCCTCGTCCATGGCCCAGTACGCCGAGCTGCTGCCGCAGCTGCCCATGCTGGTGGACTTCGTCGACGTCGATTCGGCCAAGTGGACCGACTACGGCGCCGCCCATGCCTGGCCGATGTCCTGGCTGTATCGCCGCGAAGGCGAGCGATTGCTGGCCTACGAGTCGGCCGTCGCCGCCAAGGCGCGCTGCTCCTTCTTCGTGACCGACAAGGAAGTGGCCTTGTTCCGCCGCCTTTCGCCGCAATCGGCCCAGGCCCCGGTCAAGGCCCTGTGCAATGGCGTCGATGCCCAGTTCTTCGAGCCGGCCGAGGGCCGCGAGTCGCCCTATGCCGCGGGCGAGACGCCGGTGGTGTTCACCGGCGCCATGGACTACTGGCCCAATGTGGACGCGGTCCAGTGGTTCGCCACCGAGGTGCTGCCGCGGCTGCGCGAACGCCGGCCACAGCTGCGCTTCCATATCGTCGGCCGCAGCCCCACGCCCGCGGTCCAGGCCCTGGCCGGCGAGCATGTCAACGTGACCGGCACCGTGCCCGATGTGCGGCCCTGGTTGCAGCATGCGGCCGTGGTGGTCGCGCCGC
This region includes:
- a CDS encoding TIGR03087 family PEP-CTERM/XrtA system glycosyltransferase, producing the protein MANVLLLVHRLPYPPNKGDKVRSFHLLKHLLAGHQVYLGTFVDDPEDEQHVDTLRAMCAGLHVARLHPSRAKLASLRGLLSGEALSLPYYRDAGLAQWVRELGASGKIDSVVVFSSSMAQYAELLPQLPMLVDFVDVDSAKWTDYGAAHAWPMSWLYRREGERLLAYESAVAAKARCSFFVTDKEVALFRRLSPQSAQAPVKALCNGVDAQFFEPAEGRESPYAAGETPVVFTGAMDYWPNVDAVQWFATEVLPRLRERRPQLRFHIVGRSPTPAVQALAGEHVNVTGTVPDVRPWLQHAAVVVAPLRLARGVQNKVLEAMAMARPVVAARSCVEALDVVEGRELIAAETTEDYVREVERLLDARAEAVAVGAAGRQRVLQSYAWTAQLSGLDSYLNRSPEEMAL